From one Trifolium pratense cultivar HEN17-A07 linkage group LG1, ARS_RC_1.1, whole genome shotgun sequence genomic stretch:
- the LOC123900743 gene encoding 7-hydroxymethyl chlorophyll a reductase, chloroplastic produces MSSSFVAKLTSLPFSHSLSIRSSSSQDAATSKQDWRKRSKPIPPGGTYPAKDQCSRCGLCDTYYIAHVKSACAFLGDGMSKIEKLEPVVHGRGRKTDTLDETYLGVYEELLYARKLNPVEGAQWTGIVTTIAIEMLKSGMVEAVICVQSDPDDRFAPRPVLARTPEEVLAAKGVKPTLSPNLNTLALVEAAGVKRLLFCGVGCQVQALRSVEHHLNLDKLYVLGTNCVDNGNRAGLDKFLNAASDSPETVLHYEFMQDYKVHLKHLNGRIEEVPYFCLPANDLVDVIAPSCYSCFDYTNGLADLVVGYMGVPKYSGVSMTQHPQYITVRNERGREMLSLVEDLLEITPTTDSGDRRPFVMETVKADDKAKLGKGPSQPAPRFVGNLLAFILNLVGPKGIEFARYSLDYHTIRNYLYVNRLWGKERADRHMPTYAKKIVEMYNKNGEIEKMLSEK; encoded by the exons ATGTCTTCTTCCTTTGTTGCCAAACTCACCTCGCTACCTTTTTCTCACTCTCTTTCCATTCGATCTTCTTCATCACAAG ATGCTGCTACTTCAAAACAGGACTGGAGAAAAAGGTCCAAACCTATTCCACCAGGTGGAACCTATCCAGCAAAAGATCAATGCAG CCGTTGTGGGTTGTGTGACACATATTATATTGCTCATGTTAAGAGTGCTTGTGCTTTCTTGGGAGATGGAATGTCTAAGATTGAa AAATTGGAACCTGTTGTTCATGGTAGAGGGAGAAAAACTGATACCTTAGATGAGACTTACTTAGGGGTCTATGAGGAACTGTTATATGCTCGCAAACTTAACCCTGTCGAAG GAGCTCAATGGACTGGTATAGTAACAACAATTGCAATTGAAATGCTTAAATCAGGCATGGTTGAAGCTGTCATTTGTGTACAAAG TGATCCTGATGACAGATTTGCTCCCAGACCTGTTTTAGCAAG GACACCAGAAGAAGTGTTGGCTGCTAAAGGTGTCAAGCCAACATTATCTCCTAACCTTAATACCCTTGCGCTTGTTGAG GCTGCAGGTGTGAAGCGTCTTCTTTTCTGTGGTGTAGGCTGCCAGGTGCAAG CACTAAGATCCGTGGAACACCACTTGAATTTGGATAAGCTCTATGTATTAGGCACAAATTGTG TGGACAACGGAAATAGGGCAGGGCTGGATAAATTTCTAAACGCTGCGAGTGATTCACCTGAAACAGTTCTCCATTATGAGTTTATGCAAGATTACAAG GTTCACTTGAAGCATTTGAACGGTCGTATTGAAGAG GTTCCTTATTTCTGTCTACCAGCAAATGATTTAGTTGATGTTATTGCTCCATCTTGCTACAG CTGTTTTGACTATACGAATGGTTTAGCA GACTTGGTTGTTGGATATATGGGCGTGCCAAAATATTCCGGAGTCAGCATGACACAACATCCACAATATATTACTGTCAG GAATGAGCGTGGAAGAGAGATGTTGAGTCTAGTAGAGGATTTACTAGAGATTACTCCAACAACGGATTCC GGGGATAGGCGACCATTTGTCATGGAGACTGTTAAGGCCGATGATAAAGCTAAATTAG GAAAAGGTCCTTCTCAGCCTGCGCCAAGATTTGTTGGAAACTTGCTGGCTTTTATACtaaatttg GTCGGTCCAAAGGGCATTGAATTTGCACGATATTCGCTTGATTATCATACCATTCGGAACTATTTATACGTAAATCGGCTGTGGGGAAAGGAAAG GGCTGATAGGCACATGCCTACATATGCAAAGAAAATTGTGGAAATGTACAACAAAAATGGTGAAATTGAAAAGATGCTCTCTGAGAAGTGA
- the LOC123900591 gene encoding probable indole-3-pyruvate monooxygenase YUCCA3 yields MHNISLNMPPMSQTFDPEDIFKNRCILVDGPVIVGAGPSGLAVAACLKDQNVPFVVVERANCIASLWQNRTYDRLKLHLPKQFCQLPNFPFPDYFPEYPSKFQFINYLESYAKNFNITPNFNETVQSAKYDETFGLWRIKTIRNKNDKVVEVEYICRWIVVATGENSEKVVPEFEGLNDFGGHVMHACDYKSGESYTGKKVLVVGCGNSGMEVSLDLCNHNANPTMVVRSSVHVLPREIFGKSTFELAVTLMKRFPVWMVDKILLVLTRLILGNMEKYGIKRPSIGPLELKNTSGKTPVLDIGALEKIRSGKIKVVPGIKKFSAGKVELVDGNVLDIDSVVLATGYRSNVPSWLKENEFFSDDGIPKDPFPNGWKGKVGLYAVGFTRRGLSGASLDAISVSQDIAKSWKEETKQRKKTVASRHRRCISHF; encoded by the exons atgcataACATTAGTCTAAACATGCCACCAATGTCTCAAACATTCGACCCCGAAGACATTTTCAAAAACCGTTGCATTTTGGTGGATGGACCTGTAATAGTTGGAGCTGGTCCATCAGGCTTAGCAGTTGCAGCTTGTTTAAAAGACCAAAATGTCCCTTTCGTCGTAGTCGAAAGAGCTAACTGCATTGCATCGCTTTGGCAGAATCGAACTTATGATCGTCTTAAACTTCATCTTCCTAAACAATTCTGTCAACTACCCAATTTTCCATTCCCTGATTATTTCCCAGAATACCCTTCAAAATTTCagttcataaactaccttgaatcATATGCTAAAAACTTTAACATTACTCCAAATTTCAATGAAACAGTTCAATCTGCTAAGTATGATGAAACTTTTGGTCTTTGGAGGATTAAGACtattagaaataaaaatgataaagttGTTGAAGTTGAGTATATTTGTAGGTGGATTGTGGTTGCTACCGGCGAAAATTCAGAGAAAGTTGTTCCTGAATTTGAAGGTTTGAATGATTTTGGTGGACATGTTATGCATGCTTGTGATTATAAATCCGGTGAAAGTTATACCGGTAAGAAAGTTCTCGTTGTTGGCTGTGGAAATTCCGGCATGGAAGTTTCTCTTGATCTTTGTAACCATAATGCAAATCCAACAATGGTTGTTCGAAGCTCG gtTCATGTGCTACCAAGGGAAATATTTGGAAAATCAACTTTTGAGCTAGCAGTTACATTGATGAAAAGGTTCCCAGTTTGGATGGTTGATAAGATATTACTTGTTCTGACACGTTTGATTTTGGGGAATATGGAAAAGTATGGTATTAAAAGGCCATCTATTGGACCTTTAGAGCTTAAGAACACTTCAGGGAAAACACCAGTTTTAGATATTGGAGCACTTGAGAAAATTAGATCTGGAAAAATCAAAGTTGTTCCTGGAATTAAGAAATTTTCAGCAGGGAAAGTTGAACTTGTTGATGGAAATGTTCTTGATATTGATTCTGTTGTTCTTGCTACTGGCTATAGAAGCAATGTACCTTCATGGCTTAAG gagaatgaatttttttcagATGATGGGATACCAAAAGATCCATTTCCAAATGGATGGAAAGGAAAAGTTGGTCTTTATGCAGTTGGATTTACAAGGAGAGGACTCTCTGGTGCATCATTAGATGCAATTAGTGTGTCTCAAGACATTGCCAAAAGTTGGAAAGAAGAAActaaacaaagaaagaaaacagtGGCTTCACGCCATAGAAGATGCATATCACACTTCTGA